In a single window of the Raphanus sativus cultivar WK10039 chromosome 9, ASM80110v3, whole genome shotgun sequence genome:
- the LOC108826434 gene encoding serpin-Z2-like, with protein sequence MDPKEKRQKLSTPELESRSLSKKDVLAITNPSLNSKVDDVGEAMKKQNDVAMFLTEKAISALARNSNFVFSPASINAALTMLAVTTEEETLRSSIFSILKTSSIDELNAVFHEVANTVLVDGTENGGPKISAINGVWMEQSLSLSPSKKDLLQNFFKAALAQVDFRFKSKKVRKEVNEWASRHTNDLIKNILPHGSVTSDTDWIYGNAIYFKGAWKDKFPKSLTSEEEFYRPDGTSVSVPFMTTLYRSQYVREYDDFKVLKLLFQQGRDIDRQFSMYFYLPDDKDGLDSLVKRMASTPGFLDSHIPTEKVSIGEFRIPKFKIEFGFEALEAFNELGLDSVSLHHKAFVEVDEDGAEAAAVTVTGGRRGRRLFGTVRLIDFVADHPFLFLIKEDITSTIMFVGQVFDPPKPSSA encoded by the exons AAAGGTTGATGATGTGGGAGAAGCGATGAAGAAGCAAAACGACGTCGCTATGTTCCTTACAGAGAAAGCAATCTCTGCCCTAGCCAGAAACTCCAACTTCGTCTTCTCTCCGGCATCAATCAACGCTGCTCTGACCATGCTCGCCGTTACCACCGAAGAAGAAACACTCAGATCTTCCATCTTCTCCATCCTTAAGACATCCTCTATCGATGAGCTCAACGCTGTTTTCCACGAAGTAGCAAACACCGTCCTCGTCGATGGAACTGAGAACGGTGGCCCTAAGATCTCGGCTATTAATGGAGTGTGGATGGAGCAGTCCCTATCTCTTAGTCCCTCGAAGAAAGATCTCCTTCAGAATTTCTTCAAAGCTGCCCTTGCTCAAGTTGATTTTAGATTCAAG AGTAAAAAAGTGCGTAAGGAGGTGAATGAATGGGCTTCACGTCACACCAATGATCTCATCAAAAACATTCTTCCTCATGGATCCGTCACAAGTGACACCGACTGGATTTATGGGAACGCAATCTACTTCAAAGGAGCCTGGAAAGACAAATTCCCAAAGTCTTTGACAAGTGAGGAAGAGTTTTACCGTCCCGATGGCACATCAGTCTCTGTGCCGTTCATGACCACATTATATAGGAGTCAATACGTAAGGGAATACGACGATTTCAAGGTTCTTAAACTCTTGTTTCAGCAAGGCCGTGATATCGATCGCCAGTTCTCTATGTATTTCTATCTCCCGGACGACAAGGATGGACTGGATAGTCTGGTGAAGAGAATGGCTTCTACTCCTGGATTCTTGGATTCTCACATTCCCACTGAAAAAGTTAGTATTGGTGAATTCAGAATCCCGAAATTTAAGATCGAATTCGGTTTTGAGGCTTTGGAGGCTTTTAATGAATTGGGGCTGGATTCGGTTTCGCTGCATCATAAAGCTTTTGTCGAGGTCGATGAAGATGGTGCAGAAGCTGCAGCTGTTACTGTGACAGGAGGCCGCAGAGGTAGAAGATTGTTCGGCACTGTGAGGTTGATAGATTTTGTGGCCGATCATCCgtttctttttttgataaaagaagaCATAACTAGCACCATTATGTTTGTTGGTCAAGTCTTTGATCCTCCCAAACCTTCTTCCGCTTAA